The following DNA comes from Helicobacter sp. MIT 21-1697.
CATTATTACAAACTTGGCTATGATAATAGCCTAGAAGCTTGTAGAGAGGGAGCAATAGAATGGTGTGCTATACAAGCAGTGGCACTTATTGATGGACGCGGTGTAGAAAAAGATGTGGCAAAAGGTTTAGAATATTTAGAGATTATGTGTAAGCGCGATATAGAGAGTGCTTGTTCAATGCTGGGCTCATATTATTTTTATGGTGTGAATGTGCAAAAAGATTTAGATAAAGCAAGAGAATTTAATCAAAAGGCTTTAGAGTTAGATTCTAAAGCGTGTGATGAACGCAGAATGTATGCGTGTGTCTTAAGTGCGGAGATTTATCAGCAGGGATTAAGTGTGCCTCAAGATTTGAGTAAAGCAAAAGATTATTATCATCGTGCGTGTAGTTTGCACAACCAATTTGCCTGCGACTATGTGCAAAAATTAAAATAAGATTGTTTTAAGGTATTTGTGTGCCCCAAATATCATCAAATTTTATCCAATCAGGAAATAAATGATGTGGCAAATAAGAGTGTGGATTGTAGCTAAAACGTGCTGGTGCGCAAATAAGTTTAGAGGGATTATTAATAAGAAAAGCTGCCCAATAGCTAAAAGTGGAGTTTGCCATAATGCCATTTTGACAACTTCGCATAAGTGTGAGGTCTTCTATTGCATTACCCTCATCATTACCTTCTATAAATACAAATTCTACTTGGCGATAAAGGATAGAATCCAAGCATTGTGTGAAATGTTGCTTACACCAAAGTATATCATCGCTAAAAACAAATACTATCGGACGAGAAACTTTCTTTATAAGCTCCTTAAGTGCAGCATTATAATAGGCGCTGCCAAGTTTGATAAATGTCCAATGTTTATCTAAATAATAATCTCCTCTGCGAATGTGTAAAAACGCAGAGTTTGGTGTGGAAATAATGTGTTTTTGTAGGATTTGTGTGTGCTCACTCAAAAAAAGTGGTGTAAATTCTTTGCGAAGTATGCTCTCTATCTCTGAAAAATATTCACGATGAGTAAAAAATCCTTCAAAATATGTGCGCGAGCAAAATTGTTTATGAGCGCAAAATTGTGCCATAAGCTCGGGAGATTCATAAGTTATAAGGGGTTTGGTTAATATTTTTGTCAAAGTTGGATAAAAGAAGCGTAGGCGAGAGTAAATCTTTGCAAGAATCAAATCATAATAATTTTTACTATATGGTTTTGGGAGGCAAAATCGCAAAATAGGCAAAGAGATTGCAAAGCGCGTTAATTCAAGATTACGAATATGTGTTTTCGCCCCCCCCCCCGTTTATTTTTGCTTTTTGTAAAGAAAAAAGATGAGGTTGCAAGTCTGAATATTTGGTATATCCCCACGCTGCATCAAGCGCAACTTCATATCCACGATGAGCCAAAGTGCGTGCAAATGCGTATTGGAACATTTGATTTCCCAATCCCCCTTGTAGCAATACTTTCATAACCTATCTCCTTTGGCTTATTATAGGGGCAAATTATATCAAAAATCTGTTTTTTTTTTTTTTTGATATAATCCAATGCCAATTCAGGGATTTTATGTAATAAATGGAGGATGAATGAACAAACTTTTATATCTAATGATGTGTGTCATAATGGTATTTATAAGTAATGGTTGCGAGGATTCCCAAAAAACAAAGTATAAATACCACCCAAAAGATAGAGCGGAGTTGGTAGAGCTGCTTAACAAAACAGATGCCATTCATTTAAGCGAGATTGATACAAGTGCTATTACCGATATGAGTTATCTTTTTTCACGCTTTAGCACAGAGCAATGCCACGATTTATTTGCAGAGTATTTTAAATTTATAGAATCTTTTGTGATTATCACCACTATGGAGCAAGCTGCTCAAAAAGGGGATAAGTGGATTCCCACAGAAGCAGATAAGCAGGCTATGAAAGATTATCTCATAGCACAATGGGAGACAGAGAGGGAGAAGTGCGTTCATAATGTCAGAGGGAGAACAGATTTTAGTGGGATAGAATCGTGGAATGTAGCTAATGTCAAGGATATGAGTTATATGTTTGGGGGTGTGGAGAACTTTAATGAGCCTTTGGGCAAATGGAATGTAAGCAGGGTGCAAAATATGCGCGGTATGTTTGTTAAAACTGCATTTAACCAAGATATACAATCGTGGGATACTTCAAATGTGGAGAATATGAATGCGATGTTTGCAAGAAGTGCGTTTAATCAGCCGCTCAATGGCTGGAATGTGAGTAAAGTTAAGGATATGTCTTTAATGTTTTATGAAACATCGCATTTCAATCAACCTTTGAATGATTGGGATATTTCACAAGTAGAGGATATGAACTTTATGTTTCAAGAGAGCAAGGTTTTTTATCAAAACCTTGCGAGTTGGGGCGAGAAGCTTAATCCTCAAGTGCGGACATATTTGATGTTTGAGGATTCGCCTTTGCAATCAAACCCACCCAAATGGTATAAAAGGATATAAAAAGCACATTTAGAGCAGCAAATATGTGTTTAGATTCTATAAAAGTGCGAGAATCTAAGATGATGACACTGCATTTTGATGGTATATATCGTGCTACCCATATTGGAGAATGCGAAACTTTAGATTTTCCTCACTCACAGCCCTAAAGATGTAAAAATAAAATCTACCGCGTCCTGCCCTGTAAAAAACTTTATACTTACCGCTACAAGTATCATAATAGTAATAAGCGGTGCGATAAAGCGCATAATAATATGCCAAAATGCAAAGGCAGTGTTATTAAAAAAATGTGCGGTGTATTGTCGTAATTGAGCCTTTGGCACAGCCCAGCCGATAAATATAACTGCTAAAAGTCCCCCGAGCGTCATAATCACATTTGCAGAGAGAAATTCAACGCTATCCATAAGCGACTTGCCACCAATAGTGAGATATTCTGCCATAGGTGTGCAAATGGAGCAAATGATAAGAAACCCAAGTGCGCTAATTGCCCCAGCAATGCTCCAAGTCGCTTTTGCTCTGCTCCAATGATAGGTTTCACACACATACATTACAGCAGGTTCAAGGAGCGAAATCGCAGAAGTAATCCCCGCAAAACTAAAGGCAATGAGGAATAAACAAGCGATGGTATTGCCTAATATGCCAAGATGAGAGAGCATAACAGGCAAAGTTATAAAGATGAGTCCAGCACCTCCTCCTACTTCACCATTATATTCATATACAAATGTAAAAATCATAAGTCCAGCCATAATGGCGATTAAAATCCCAGATAGCACTACCCAAAGTGCGCTTTTGAGGAGATTCTGATTGCTTTGAGAGGAGGCAGCATAAGTGATGATGATACCTACCCCGAGTGAGAGTGAGAAAAACACCTGCCCTAGAGAATCAATAAATACATTAAGTGTCAGCGCTTTTTTGGCTTCATTTATATCAAAGCTTAACATAAAATGCACAGCCTTACTAAAAGAATCCATACTCATCGCATAGAGTAATAAGACAAAAAATATAATAAAAAGAAGTGGAGTAAGGACAAGATTCAAAGCTTCAATGCCTTTTTTAACGCCGCGAGAGATAACCAATGCTGTGATGCCCATTACAAAAAACAAACCGAGCGTTTGTGGCACAAAGCCATTTGTATAGAGAGTGTTAAAGATTGTTTCAGAGGTGTGCATATCGTTAGGGAGGTTAAAGCTTACCATAAAGAGATAGTAAAATACCCAGCCTAGCACGATGGCATAAAAAGATAAGATAATAGGACCGCCAATAAGCGTAAAACCAGCCAAACGCCATTTTTTATTTGGACTTGGGTCAAGATTCTCATAGCTTTTAACAGCATTAGCGCCCCCCCCCTTGTTTCCAATAAGCATTTCTCCAATAAGCATTGCAATGCCAAGTGAGAGTGCTAAAAATAAATACAAAAGCACAAACGCCCCCCCGCCATTTGTCCCAGCAATGTAGGGAAAACGCCAAATATGTCCCAAGCCCACAGAGCTACCAAGTGCCGCGAGAATAAAACCGATTTTGCTAAAATTACTCATTGAATAAGCCTTTGTTAAAATGAATATTTTGTATAATTTTTATCTTATCACAAAATAAGTTAATTTTGAGTGGGCAAAAAGAGAGGAGACAAAGCGAATAGATCACATTTTTCAGCTAAGCCATAAAGAACAAAGGAAGATGATAGCAAGAAAGAGTGAGCTTTTATTCTATCATAATGTTTCAAGCTTGTTTGCTCTGCTCTATTGCACTTGGAAATAGTGGTGCAATCAGTAGGTTTGAGGAAAATTATAGGCTCACTGCTGGAGACTTTCCTTGCTCTCCTCTTAAAGTCAATCAATTCCGTCTAGGGTTTAATCATTTATGGATAATTGCGCTATTGGTTCAGTCCTTAATAAAACTGATGAAGGCGAGAGGTGGATGGGGATAGGCTGGGCTGTGAAATATGGCTATGTCAAATTAAAATATTATAAGGGACATATCACTTATCTCCGCTACTCTAATCTCCCTTATGAACTCTCCTTTGCTCGTCCTTATATCTTTAAGTGAATTATTGATAGCTTCAGTAATATCTACACCTTTATAAAATACAAAACCATTACCTTTGCTTGTAGCACTACAATCATTTAACAAACAACCATATTGTGATAAGACATTCATAATAAAGTTATTTTCTTTATATTTGTTACGCAAAGCGACAAACTCTTTATCAATTTCTTTTTGTTTTAAATCTTGTATTTGACTATGTCTGTATAGAATCCACATTTTCGGATTCTATAAATTTTTCTCTAGATTCTATAAAATTTTTTATGTCATTTGGTAGAGGGCTTGTGCTAAGGACACCATAAAATAGGTTGAAGAGGATAAGAAGTTTAAGCATTTGGTTTTCTTTTGGTTAAATTTTCACCAAGCAATCTCGCGACTTTTGTAGCACTGCCATAGGCGAGGTAGTTGCGAATCTCTTGGGCTTTGGCAAAAAATACTTGTGGATTGGTTGTAGAGTAGGCATTAAGGAGATTCTCTTTTGTGAGTTGAGATTGGATAAGCTCAATGTGAATCTCTTTTTCACCTAGGCGAGGATTCCCGCAATGCAAAGCATTATAAAGAATATTAGCAAGTCCGATATGTTTGAGTCTCACAAAGGCTCGTGCAATCATCACATCAATCGTGCGTGTTTTATATCCTAACACAAGCGGTGTGCCAATGAGAGTGGCTTGAAGTGTAGCAGTGCCAGAGCAGACAAAAGCAAAACTACTCTCCAAAAGCGCTGTATTGGCATCAAAGCTAAGCTCAAAATATTGTATATCCTCCCCATATATATCGTGTATCGTCCTCTTGTCTAGATGCTTAAAATGTTCAGGTAGCACAAGAATCTTAGGATTCGTAAGCTCTTTTGCTACAGCAGCAAAAATCGGAAAAATCCGCCTTATTTCACCTTTGCGACTGCCGGGCATAAAGGTAATTTTACCATTTTCAAGGGGTAAAGGCTGTTCTTTAAGCGTGGGAATCTCATCAAGCAAAGGGTGTCCGACATAAAATGCCCTATTTTGAGCCACTGCATTGGGATACATAGCAAGTTCAAAAGGTAAAATCGCACATAAATAATCGCATACAGCCTCTATCTCTTTAGCTCTCCACGACTTCCACGCCCATACTTGCGGCAAGATATAATATATAACAGGTGCTTTGAGTGCATTTTTTTTAAGAATCTTGGCAATGGGTAAGTTAAAACTTGAGCTATCCATAAGCAGCACTACATCGCATTGTGCAGCAAGCTCGCTCATATTTTGAATGGCTTGTTTGAAAAAAGCAAGTTTTTTTATCACATCAAAAAATCCCATAATTGCAAAATCTTTAAGCGTGTAAGAGGGCGTAGCATAGGGGAAGTTGGCAAAAGTCTCTTTTTCAAATACGCCACAGATATGAGTAGATGTATCAAGGTTTTGGGCAAGAAATTTAAGATGGAGATTCGCACTTGGCTCACACGCACTCACAAAAAGGCGTTTGGGTGTGCTATGAGCGCTTTGAGGTTGCATAAGTGTCCTTTTAATTATAGCTTTGGATTTTTTAGAGATTCTTGTGGTGTATCGCGCATACTTTGCATTTGGTGGAGATTTTCCTCAAGCTGATATTCGCTTTTTAAATCGCGCAGTTCTACGAGCAGCTTAGAATTTTCAAGCTCAAGTTCGCTTATTTTAAGCTTCAGCGCTTCTTTTTGGCTTTCTTCTTGTTCTGGTGGCACAGGAGATTCGGAGATTTTTTGCTCAAGGGAGCGAAGGATATTTTGTGCTTTAGTGATACCCTCGCGCAACTCTTTGAGTTTGGCTTGAGCATTTTTAATATCTTCGTGGTATTGGGCGATTTCAATGCGTAGCTTTTGTCGCTCATTTTCAAAAATTCCTACAATATCCCACAGGTTTTGTGTTTGAGGATTGTATTTGAGGAGCTGCTCAAATACTCGTTCATCAAGTTTTTGTGCGAGAGGTTTATCAGTTTTTAGCATATATACTCCTTGAAATATTTTATTCTACATCAAGTTCAAGGTTAAGCAGATGTAACTCTTTACCT
Coding sequences within:
- a CDS encoding tetratricopeptide repeat protein, which produces MKLQNRIVQCCLVLVMVTMCAKANEQDEILQNNVEETQSMQESALIKGIRAADTDFYQGVVLWVKNIDDASVFLKKACDARHPGACLYLGNYYEAKSQNKQDLQHNLTESVHYYKLGYDNSLEACREGAIEWCAIQAVALIDGRGVEKDVAKGLEYLEIMCKRDIESACSMLGSYYFYGVNVQKDLDKAREFNQKALELDSKACDERRMYACVLSAEIYQQGLSVPQDLSKAKDYYHRACSLHNQFACDYVQKLK
- a CDS encoding alpha-1,2-fucosyltransferase; the protein is MAQFCAHKQFCSRTYFEGFFTHREYFSEIESILRKEFTPLFLSEHTQILQKHIISTPNSAFLHIRRGDYYLDKHWTFIKLGSAYYNAALKELIKKVSRPIVFVFSDDILWCKQHFTQCLDSILYRQVEFVFIEGNDEGNAIEDLTLMRSCQNGIMANSTFSYWAAFLINNPSKLICAPARFSYNPHSYLPHHLFPDWIKFDDIWGTQIP
- a CDS encoding BspA family leucine-rich repeat surface protein — encoded protein: MNKLLYLMMCVIMVFISNGCEDSQKTKYKYHPKDRAELVELLNKTDAIHLSEIDTSAITDMSYLFSRFSTEQCHDLFAEYFKFIESFVIITTMEQAAQKGDKWIPTEADKQAMKDYLIAQWETEREKCVHNVRGRTDFSGIESWNVANVKDMSYMFGGVENFNEPLGKWNVSRVQNMRGMFVKTAFNQDIQSWDTSNVENMNAMFARSAFNQPLNGWNVSKVKDMSLMFYETSHFNQPLNDWDISQVEDMNFMFQESKVFYQNLASWGEKLNPQVRTYLMFEDSPLQSNPPKWYKRI
- a CDS encoding sodium-dependent transporter, with product MSNFSKIGFILAALGSSVGLGHIWRFPYIAGTNGGGAFVLLYLFLALSLGIAMLIGEMLIGNKGGGANAVKSYENLDPSPNKKWRLAGFTLIGGPIILSFYAIVLGWVFYYLFMVSFNLPNDMHTSETIFNTLYTNGFVPQTLGLFFVMGITALVISRGVKKGIEALNLVLTPLLFIIFFVLLLYAMSMDSFSKAVHFMLSFDINEAKKALTLNVFIDSLGQVFFSLSLGVGIIITYAASSQSNQNLLKSALWVVLSGILIAIMAGLMIFTFVYEYNGEVGGGAGLIFITLPVMLSHLGILGNTIACLFLIAFSFAGITSAISLLEPAVMYVCETYHWSRAKATWSIAGAISALGFLIICSICTPMAEYLTIGGKSLMDSVEFLSANVIMTLGGLLAVIFIGWAVPKAQLRQYTAHFFNNTAFAFWHIIMRFIAPLITIMILVAVSIKFFTGQDAVDFIFTSLGL
- the lpxB gene encoding lipid-A-disaccharide synthase; this translates as MQPQSAHSTPKRLFVSACEPSANLHLKFLAQNLDTSTHICGVFEKETFANFPYATPSYTLKDFAIMGFFDVIKKLAFFKQAIQNMSELAAQCDVVLLMDSSSFNLPIAKILKKNALKAPVIYYILPQVWAWKSWRAKEIEAVCDYLCAILPFELAMYPNAVAQNRAFYVGHPLLDEIPTLKEQPLPLENGKITFMPGSRKGEIRRIFPIFAAVAKELTNPKILVLPEHFKHLDKRTIHDIYGEDIQYFELSFDANTALLESSFAFVCSGTATLQATLIGTPLVLGYKTRTIDVMIARAFVRLKHIGLANILYNALHCGNPRLGEKEIHIELIQSQLTKENLLNAYSTTNPQVFFAKAQEIRNYLAYGSATKVARLLGENLTKRKPNA